In one Aeromicrobium erythreum genomic region, the following are encoded:
- a CDS encoding helical backbone metal receptor: MTLDDLGHDVAVPTEARRVVSLVPSITEGLAAARPAAVVGATDWCTHPPDLDVVRVRGTKNPDRAAVEAARPDLVVANQEENRELDVQRLRDAGVPVWVTRIETVDDAFASLGRLFTDALGWGEPTWLADARQLWSAPAPAPRGRVAVPIWRDPWMVVGPRTFTADLLRRLGWEVTTGPEGDAHERYPHVDVADLDTSGVDLVLLPDEPYVFGPDDGPEAFTSVPTRLVSGRLLTWYGPSLVEAREVLGAL, encoded by the coding sequence GTGACCCTCGACGACCTCGGCCACGACGTCGCCGTGCCGACCGAGGCGCGACGTGTGGTCAGCCTGGTCCCCTCGATCACCGAGGGACTGGCCGCCGCACGGCCTGCCGCTGTCGTCGGGGCGACCGACTGGTGCACGCACCCGCCCGACCTCGACGTCGTCCGCGTGCGCGGCACCAAGAACCCCGACCGCGCGGCCGTCGAGGCGGCCCGCCCCGACCTCGTGGTCGCGAACCAGGAGGAGAACCGCGAGCTCGACGTGCAGCGCCTGCGCGACGCGGGCGTCCCCGTGTGGGTGACGCGGATCGAGACCGTCGACGACGCCTTCGCCTCCCTCGGACGGCTCTTCACCGACGCGCTCGGCTGGGGCGAGCCCACCTGGCTCGCGGATGCCCGGCAGCTCTGGTCGGCGCCCGCCCCAGCTCCCCGCGGACGGGTGGCCGTGCCGATCTGGCGTGACCCGTGGATGGTCGTCGGACCCCGCACCTTCACCGCCGACCTGCTGCGCCGACTCGGGTGGGAGGTCACCACGGGCCCGGAGGGCGACGCGCACGAGCGCTACCCCCACGTCGACGTCGCGGACCTCGACACGTCCGGCGTCGACCTCGTGCTCCTGCCCGACGAGCCCTACGTCTTCGGCCCCGACGACGGGCCGGAGGCGTTCACGTCGGTACCGACACGGCTCGTGTCGGGCCGGCTGCTCACCTGGTACGGACCGTCGCTCGTCGAGGCCCGCGAGGTGCTGGGCGCGCTGTGA
- a CDS encoding acyl-CoA thioesterase, with protein MTTIPAYEQVASLPTVHEHVVGPEHLDENRHMNIAHYFTFGGSAIWARHQRDLAMADTYITERGLTTFTAEQHLRYLGESVEGDRLGVSVVVVDRADKVLHVAALITNHTRRELSCVMEAVTVHVDFGTRRPVPFPDDVAAVLDAAIAGDRPAWELPLSGGLGVRR; from the coding sequence GTGACGACGATCCCCGCGTACGAGCAGGTCGCGAGCCTGCCCACCGTCCACGAGCACGTGGTCGGCCCGGAGCACCTCGACGAGAACCGGCACATGAACATCGCGCACTACTTCACGTTCGGCGGCTCGGCGATCTGGGCACGCCACCAGCGCGACCTGGCCATGGCCGACACCTACATCACCGAGCGGGGGCTGACGACGTTCACCGCCGAGCAGCACCTGCGCTACCTCGGCGAGTCGGTCGAGGGCGACCGCCTCGGCGTGAGCGTCGTGGTCGTCGACCGCGCCGACAAGGTGCTGCACGTGGCCGCCTTGATCACCAACCACACGCGGCGCGAGCTGTCGTGCGTGATGGAGGCGGTCACCGTGCACGTCGACTTCGGCACGCGCCGCCCGGTGCCGTTCCCCGACGACGTCGCCGCCGTGCTGGACGCGGCGATCGCGGGAGACAGGCCCGCGTGGGAGCTGCCGCTCAGCGGGGGGCTGGGCGTCCGCCGCTGA
- a CDS encoding MarR family winged helix-turn-helix transcriptional regulator yields MPQEPRLAFDPLERAGELWEERIGDATAMRLATSIMRVHQLVISRLDAALKPHGITFARFEVLRLISFSRAGRLPLSKIGERLMVHPTSVTNAIDRLEAQGLVVREPDPTDRRRTFASLTPDGERVVEDATAALMDVQFGVAQLDADDQQAAYALLRGLRQVDFGA; encoded by the coding sequence ATGCCGCAGGAGCCCCGACTCGCGTTCGACCCGCTCGAGCGGGCGGGAGAGCTGTGGGAGGAGCGCATCGGCGACGCCACGGCCATGCGGCTCGCGACGTCGATCATGCGGGTGCACCAGCTCGTGATCAGTCGTCTCGACGCGGCACTGAAGCCGCACGGGATCACGTTCGCGCGCTTCGAGGTGCTGCGCCTCATCTCCTTCAGCCGCGCAGGTCGGTTGCCGTTGAGCAAGATCGGTGAGCGGCTGATGGTGCACCCGACGTCGGTGACGAACGCGATCGACCGGCTGGAGGCGCAGGGCCTGGTGGTCCGCGAGCCCGACCCGACCGACCGGCGCCGGACCTTCGCGTCGCTGACGCCTGACGGGGAGCGGGTGGTCGAGGACGCGACCGCCGCCCTCATGGACGTGCAGTTCGGCGTCGCCCAGCTCGACGCCGACGACCAGCAGGCCGCGTACGCGTTGCTGCGGGGGCTCCGCCAGGTTGACTTCGGCGCGTGA
- a CDS encoding NAD(P)/FAD-dependent oxidoreductase, whose protein sequence is MSNSVVPGSKRPHVVVVGGGFGGLSLVRKLKRADVDITLIDRHTYNTFQPLLYQVATASLNPGDITWFLRAVRAGQKNVRFLKGIVTSIDHQAKVLSLHGEVSVSYDYLVLANGVTTNFFGTPGAEEYSLPLYKRSQALQVRDRLFANLEEFAINGQDEDLRIIVVGGGATGVETAGAFAEFRNNDMPTTYPELDRARIHVTLLEMAPHVLGPFDEKLRDYAKRSLLKRDVDLRLNTAVKEVREDGVLVEAEGRTEFLKAGIVVWATGVTAHPTVLDWDVPQGRGGRIEVDDHLRVKDRPDVFAIGDIAIGPDPLPQLAQPAIQGGKHVAKFIKATTKGKADRVKPFKYSDKGTMATIGKSSAVAEITHAPKLTGFLAWIIWVALHIATLLGNRNRFATLINLSSKYLFSGSHNAIVGETPYVVSKHKLEITPLEKQKAERRVLERKAAAHEQEREHQS, encoded by the coding sequence ATGAGCAACAGCGTCGTTCCCGGCTCCAAGCGCCCCCACGTCGTCGTGGTCGGAGGTGGCTTCGGAGGGCTCTCCCTCGTCCGCAAGCTCAAGCGTGCCGACGTCGACATCACGCTCATCGACCGGCACACCTACAACACCTTCCAGCCCCTGCTCTACCAGGTCGCGACGGCCTCGCTGAACCCCGGCGACATCACCTGGTTCCTGCGCGCGGTGCGCGCCGGTCAGAAGAACGTCCGCTTCCTCAAGGGCATCGTCACGAGCATCGACCACCAGGCGAAGGTGCTGAGCCTGCACGGCGAGGTGTCCGTCTCCTACGACTACCTGGTGCTCGCCAACGGCGTGACGACGAACTTCTTCGGCACCCCGGGCGCGGAGGAGTACTCGCTGCCCCTCTACAAGCGTTCGCAGGCGCTGCAGGTGCGCGACCGGCTGTTCGCGAACCTCGAGGAGTTCGCGATCAACGGCCAGGACGAGGACCTGCGCATCATCGTCGTCGGCGGTGGCGCGACGGGTGTCGAGACGGCCGGCGCGTTCGCCGAGTTCCGCAACAACGACATGCCGACGACCTACCCCGAGCTCGACCGCGCCCGCATCCACGTGACGCTGCTGGAGATGGCGCCGCACGTTCTCGGCCCGTTCGACGAGAAGCTGCGCGACTACGCCAAGCGGTCGCTGCTCAAGCGCGACGTCGACCTGCGGCTGAACACGGCCGTCAAGGAGGTCCGCGAGGACGGCGTGCTCGTCGAGGCCGAGGGCCGCACCGAGTTCCTCAAGGCGGGCATCGTCGTGTGGGCCACCGGCGTCACCGCCCACCCGACCGTCCTCGACTGGGACGTGCCCCAGGGGCGCGGCGGACGCATCGAGGTCGACGACCACCTGCGGGTGAAGGACCGCCCCGACGTGTTCGCGATCGGCGACATCGCCATCGGCCCCGACCCGCTCCCGCAGCTCGCCCAGCCCGCCATCCAGGGCGGCAAGCACGTGGCCAAGTTCATCAAGGCCACCACGAAGGGCAAGGCCGACCGGGTCAAGCCGTTCAAGTACTCCGACAAGGGCACGATGGCCACGATCGGCAAGTCGTCGGCGGTCGCGGAGATCACCCACGCGCCGAAGCTGACCGGCTTCCTCGCCTGGATCATCTGGGTGGCGCTGCACATCGCGACGCTGCTCGGCAACCGCAACCGGTTCGCGACGCTCATCAACCTGTCGAGCAAGTACCTGTTCTCCGGCAGCCACAACGCGATCGTGGGCGAGACGCCGTACGTCGTGTCCAAGCACAAGCTCGAGATCACGCCGCTGGAGAAGCAGAAGGCCGAGCGCCGTGTCCTCGAGCGCAAGGCCGCCGCGCACGAGCAGGAGCGCGAGCACCAGTCCTGA
- a CDS encoding HNH endonuclease signature motif containing protein gives MNPTDTLLADAAAASARVWAGEAEQARAVLRFVETRRTDALAQGLSARQVEDARQVAILEVAVELHVAQGFVANLVSATRTLVMDLPVVWAAHVRGEVDRAKAREIASTAWKLHQPENITRLDETVLAYATTHTLGQLKGWLRRFLVRVEPDHAIERRKAAQQDRTVTITALDDGMSLLQALIPTADALLIERDLSLAAKASRHATTDGDRTLAQARADALVDTLLHKGETDTADHAPVSTSGRGRFHVGVTVSLATLLGVSSEPGVSADGQHVLDPALIAELASQEGTLFSRLLTDENGGILDVTELGRFPTQPLRRALNLIDGTCDVPGCTRPALACDVDHQIPYDLDPPPGQQRGPTEAANLHHRCPPHHGLKTRGALTVSQDEDGNAHWHLPTRTLPAETAFTRAWTRRDRTIQFVEIHHTRLDHIQYRPR, from the coding sequence ATGAACCCCACCGACACCCTCCTGGCCGACGCGGCAGCCGCGTCGGCGCGGGTGTGGGCTGGTGAGGCGGAGCAGGCTCGGGCGGTGCTGCGGTTCGTGGAGACCCGCCGCACCGACGCCCTCGCCCAAGGGTTGAGCGCTCGTCAGGTCGAGGACGCCCGGCAGGTCGCGATCCTGGAGGTCGCGGTCGAGCTCCACGTGGCGCAGGGGTTCGTGGCCAACCTGGTCTCGGCCACCCGCACCCTCGTGATGGACCTGCCCGTCGTGTGGGCTGCTCATGTGCGGGGTGAGGTCGACCGGGCCAAGGCCCGCGAGATCGCCTCGACCGCCTGGAAGCTCCACCAACCCGAGAACATCACCCGGCTGGACGAGACCGTCCTCGCCTACGCCACCACCCACACCCTCGGCCAGCTGAAGGGGTGGCTGCGCCGGTTCCTCGTCCGGGTCGAGCCGGACCACGCGATCGAGCGCCGCAAGGCCGCCCAGCAGGACCGCACCGTGACCATCACCGCCCTGGATGACGGGATGAGCCTGCTGCAGGCCCTCATCCCCACGGCTGACGCCCTCCTGATCGAGCGTGACCTGAGCCTGGCCGCGAAAGCCTCCCGCCATGCCACCACTGACGGCGACCGGACGTTGGCGCAGGCCCGCGCCGACGCCCTCGTCGACACCCTGCTGCACAAGGGCGAGACCGACACCGCTGACCACGCGCCGGTGAGCACCTCGGGCCGTGGCCGGTTCCACGTCGGCGTCACTGTCTCCCTGGCCACCCTGCTGGGGGTCTCGAGCGAGCCGGGCGTCTCCGCCGACGGGCAGCACGTCCTCGACCCCGCCCTGATCGCCGAGCTCGCCAGTCAAGAGGGAACCCTGTTCTCGCGGTTGTTGACCGACGAGAACGGCGGCATCCTCGACGTCACCGAGCTCGGCCGCTTCCCCACCCAACCCCTCCGCAGGGCACTCAACCTGATCGACGGCACGTGCGACGTCCCGGGTTGCACCCGACCCGCCCTCGCCTGCGACGTCGACCACCAGATCCCCTACGACCTCGACCCGCCACCCGGCCAGCAGCGTGGACCCACCGAAGCCGCGAACCTGCACCACCGCTGCCCACCCCACCACGGACTCAAGACCCGAGGAGCACTCACCGTCAGCCAAGACGAGGACGGCAACGCCCACTGGCACCTGCCCACCCGCACCCTGCCCGCCGAGACCGCATTCACCCGCGCCTGGACCCGCCGAGACCGGACCATCCAGTTCGTCGAGATTCACCACACCCGCCTCGACCACATCCAGTACCGGCCGCGATGA
- the icmF gene encoding fused isobutyryl-CoA mutase/GTPase IcmF — MTALHVPTHPVRLVTASALFDGHDASINIMRRIFQSQGAEVIHLGHNRSVQEVVDAAIEEDVQGVAVSSYQGGHVEYFEYLVESLREQGAGHVQVVGGGGGVIVPEEIARLRASGVTIFSPEDGQRMGLAGMISSVVEACDIDLTSLGALDVDAVLAGERAAVARAITFAETGRLTGADLERVRAAAAGHSSPVLGITGTGGSGKSSLTDELVRRFRVDQQDKLRVAVVAVDPTRRRGGGALLGDRIRMNSLGGAMSGGERTYFRSLATRGSHELPDCLDDVVAVLKAAGFDLVVVETPGIGQGDAAIVPHVDTAIYVMTPEFGAASQLEKIDMLDFADVVAINKFERRGAKDAYRDVGRQLVRNREAFGKKPEDMPIFGTSAATFNDDGVTALYQHLRDHLAERGLPVAEGTLAPVAVRCSSGIQAVVPADRARYLSEITETVRGYHAETERLADAADRAQRLQTTAAELDDAGLDADAVTTLLESARRQVPHDVADQIAGWPAVVESYSGDEQVVRVRDREIVTQLTRESLSGNKIPRVSLPRFTGHGDLVRFWRRENLPGFFPYTAGVFPFKRDGEDPARMFAGEGDPFRTNRRFKLLSEDGEATRLSTAFDSVTLYGRDPDPRPDVYGKVGTSGVSVATLDDMKALYDGFDLVSPSTSVSMTINGPAPTVLAFFLNTVIDQQVDAFREREGREPDETEHAELRSYALKNVRGTVQADILKEDQGQNTCLFSTEFSLRMMGDIQQYFIDEGVRNFYSVSISGYHIAEAGANPISQLAFTLANGFTYVESYLARGMDVDDFAPNLSFFFSNGMDPEYSVLGRVARRIWAVAMKEKYGANERSQKLKYHVQTSGRSLHAQEMDFNDIRTTLQALIAIYDNANSLHTNAYDEAVTTPTTESVRRALAIQLIINREWGLAMNENPLQGSYVIDELTDLVEAAVLAEFDAINERGGVLGAMETGYQRGRIQDESMLYEHRKHDGSLPIIGVNTFRRPDAEGEEHVVELARATESEKQSQLDRVHAFQQAHRSSAEEAITRLKDAATSGENVFAVLMEAARVCSLQQVTEAFFEVGGQYRRNV, encoded by the coding sequence ATGACCGCGCTGCACGTGCCCACGCACCCCGTCCGACTCGTCACCGCGTCGGCACTCTTCGACGGGCACGACGCGTCGATCAACATCATGCGGAGGATCTTCCAGAGCCAGGGCGCGGAGGTGATCCACCTCGGCCACAACCGCTCGGTCCAGGAGGTCGTCGACGCGGCGATCGAGGAGGACGTGCAGGGCGTGGCCGTCTCGTCCTACCAGGGCGGGCACGTCGAGTACTTCGAGTACCTCGTGGAGTCGCTGCGCGAGCAGGGCGCCGGGCACGTGCAGGTCGTCGGCGGCGGGGGCGGCGTCATCGTCCCCGAGGAGATCGCCCGCCTGCGCGCGTCCGGCGTCACGATCTTCTCGCCCGAGGACGGCCAGCGCATGGGCCTCGCAGGCATGATCAGCTCGGTCGTCGAGGCCTGCGACATCGACCTCACCTCGCTCGGCGCCCTCGACGTCGACGCCGTCCTCGCCGGCGAGCGCGCCGCCGTCGCCCGCGCGATCACGTTCGCCGAGACGGGCCGCCTCACCGGGGCCGACCTCGAGCGGGTGCGCGCGGCGGCCGCCGGTCACTCCTCCCCCGTGCTCGGCATCACCGGCACCGGCGGCTCGGGCAAGTCGTCGCTCACCGACGAGCTGGTGCGCCGGTTCCGCGTCGACCAGCAGGACAAGCTGCGGGTCGCGGTGGTCGCCGTCGACCCGACCCGGCGTCGCGGGGGCGGTGCGCTGCTCGGCGACCGCATCCGCATGAACTCCCTCGGCGGCGCGATGAGCGGAGGGGAGCGCACGTACTTCCGCTCGCTCGCCACCCGCGGCTCCCACGAGCTGCCCGACTGCCTCGACGACGTCGTCGCCGTGCTGAAGGCGGCCGGGTTCGACCTCGTGGTCGTCGAGACCCCCGGCATCGGCCAGGGCGACGCTGCGATCGTCCCGCACGTCGACACCGCCATATACGTCATGACGCCGGAGTTCGGCGCCGCCTCGCAGCTGGAGAAGATCGACATGCTCGACTTCGCCGACGTCGTCGCGATCAACAAGTTCGAGCGACGCGGGGCGAAGGACGCCTACCGCGACGTCGGCCGCCAGCTGGTGCGCAACCGCGAGGCGTTCGGCAAGAAGCCGGAGGACATGCCGATCTTCGGCACGTCGGCCGCCACGTTCAACGACGACGGCGTCACGGCGCTCTACCAGCACCTGCGCGACCACCTCGCCGAGCGCGGCCTGCCGGTCGCCGAGGGCACCCTCGCGCCGGTCGCCGTGCGCTGCTCGTCGGGCATCCAGGCCGTCGTGCCCGCCGACCGTGCCCGCTACCTGTCCGAGATCACCGAGACGGTCCGCGGGTACCACGCCGAGACCGAACGGCTCGCCGACGCCGCCGACCGCGCGCAGCGCCTCCAGACCACCGCCGCCGAGCTCGACGACGCCGGCCTCGACGCCGACGCCGTCACGACCTTGCTCGAGTCCGCCCGACGGCAGGTGCCCCACGACGTCGCCGACCAGATCGCCGGCTGGCCCGCCGTCGTGGAGTCCTACTCCGGCGACGAGCAGGTGGTGCGGGTCCGCGACCGCGAGATCGTCACGCAGCTGACCCGCGAGTCCCTGTCGGGGAACAAGATCCCGCGCGTCTCCCTCCCCCGGTTCACCGGCCACGGCGACCTGGTGCGCTTCTGGCGCCGAGAGAACCTCCCCGGGTTCTTCCCGTACACGGCTGGCGTCTTCCCGTTCAAGCGGGACGGGGAGGACCCCGCCCGCATGTTCGCCGGCGAGGGCGACCCGTTCCGCACCAACCGGCGCTTCAAGCTGCTCAGCGAGGACGGGGAGGCCACCCGCCTCTCCACCGCCTTCGACTCCGTGACGCTCTACGGCCGCGACCCCGACCCGCGCCCCGACGTGTACGGCAAGGTCGGCACCTCGGGGGTCTCGGTCGCGACGCTGGACGACATGAAGGCGCTCTACGACGGCTTCGACCTCGTCTCGCCGAGCACGTCGGTCTCGATGACCATCAACGGTCCGGCCCCCACGGTGCTCGCCTTCTTCCTCAACACCGTCATCGACCAGCAGGTCGACGCCTTCCGCGAGCGCGAGGGACGCGAGCCCGACGAGACCGAGCACGCCGAGCTGCGCTCGTACGCGCTGAAGAACGTGCGCGGCACCGTGCAGGCCGACATCCTCAAGGAGGACCAGGGCCAGAACACGTGCCTGTTCTCCACGGAGTTCAGCCTGCGCATGATGGGCGACATCCAGCAGTACTTCATCGACGAGGGCGTGCGGAACTTCTACTCCGTCTCGATCTCGGGCTACCACATCGCCGAGGCCGGGGCGAACCCCATCAGCCAGCTCGCGTTCACCCTCGCGAACGGCTTCACCTACGTCGAGTCCTACCTCGCGCGCGGCATGGACGTCGACGACTTCGCACCGAACCTGTCGTTCTTCTTCTCCAACGGCATGGACCCCGAGTACTCGGTGCTCGGCCGCGTCGCACGCCGCATCTGGGCGGTGGCGATGAAGGAGAAGTACGGCGCGAACGAGCGCAGCCAGAAGCTGAAGTACCACGTGCAGACCTCGGGTCGCTCCCTCCACGCGCAGGAGATGGACTTCAACGACATCCGCACGACCCTGCAGGCGCTCATCGCGATCTACGACAACGCCAACAGCCTGCACACCAACGCCTACGACGAGGCGGTCACGACGCCGACGACCGAGTCGGTGCGCCGGGCGCTCGCCATCCAGCTGATCATCAACCGTGAGTGGGGCCTCGCGATGAACGAGAACCCGCTGCAGGGCTCGTACGTCATCGACGAGCTCACCGACCTCGTCGAGGCTGCTGTGCTGGCCGAGTTCGACGCGATCAACGAGCGCGGCGGCGTGCTGGGCGCGATGGAGACCGGCTACCAGCGCGGCCGGATCCAGGACGAGTCGATGCTCTACGAGCACCGCAAGCACGACGGCTCGCTGCCGATCATCGGTGTCAACACCTTCCGCCGACCCGACGCCGAGGGCGAGGAGCACGTCGTCGAGCTGGCCCGTGCGACGGAGTCGGAGAAGCAGTCGCAGCTCGACCGGGTGCACGCGTTCCAGCAGGCGCACCGGTCGAGCGCGGAGGAGGCAATCACCCGGCTGAAGGACGCGGCCACGTCGGGCGAGAACGTGTTCGCGGTCCTCATGGAGGCCGCGCGCGTGTGCTCGCTCCAGCAGGTGACCGAGGCGTTCTTCGAGGTCGGGGGGCAGTACCGGCGCAACGTCTGA
- the clpB gene encoding ATP-dependent chaperone ClpB, whose amino-acid sequence MDLSNLTTRSQQALAAAMQQAAAAGNPAIEPAHVLTALLAQDGGTAVPLLQATGVDAGAVRTELQGVIGALPSAAGSSVQNPGLSRSTHEVLQRAADLAGELGDEFISTEHLVVGVATVDSPAKDVLTSRGATPDALRAAFETVRGGARVTSADAEDTYQALEKYGVDLTAVAREGKLDPVIGRDAEIRRVVQVLSRRTKNNPVLIGEPGVGKTAVVEGLAQRIVDGDVPESLRGRRLISLDLGAMVAGAKYRGEFEERLKAVLEEIKASDGQVITFIDELHTVVGAGATGDSAMDAGNMLKPMLARGELRMIGATTLDEYRENVEKDPALERRFQQVLVGEPSVEDTIAILRGLKERYEAHHKVAIADAALVAAATLSDRYIPGRQLPDKAIDLVDEAGSRLRMEIDSSPVEIDELRRAVDRLRMEELHLQNETDDASRERLEKLRSELADRQETLRALEQRWESEKQSLNAVGEIKERIDEVRIAAERAQREGDLETAARLLYSEIPTMEAQLAAAQAAESAREAGDGTDRLVNEEVTADEIAEVVASWTGIPTGRLLEGETGKLLRMEDELGKRLVGQREAVTAVSDAVRRSRAGIADPDRPTGSFLFLGPTGVGKTELAKTLAEFLFDDERAMVRIDMSEYAEKHAVSRLVGAPPGYVGYDEGGQLTEAVRRRPYSVVLLDEVEKAHPEVFDILLQVLDDGRLTDGQGRTVDFRNVILILTSNLGSVFLADPSLDEQAKKDAVMDVVKASFKPEFLNRLDEIVTFEPLGTAELTHIVDLQLASLGRRLAARRITLDVTDAAKEWLALTGWDPAYGARPLRRLVQQAIGDRLAKALLAGEVRDGDTVRVDREVGPDGVPTDSLTVTAA is encoded by the coding sequence ATGGATCTCTCGAACCTCACCACCCGCAGCCAGCAGGCGCTGGCTGCCGCGATGCAGCAGGCGGCTGCGGCCGGCAACCCGGCGATCGAGCCCGCCCACGTGCTCACCGCGCTCCTCGCGCAGGACGGCGGCACGGCCGTCCCGCTGCTGCAGGCCACCGGCGTCGACGCCGGCGCGGTGAGGACCGAGCTGCAGGGCGTGATCGGCGCGCTCCCGTCGGCGGCGGGCAGCAGCGTGCAGAACCCCGGCCTGTCGCGCAGCACCCACGAGGTGCTCCAGCGTGCCGCCGACCTCGCCGGCGAGCTCGGCGACGAGTTCATCTCCACCGAGCACCTCGTCGTCGGCGTCGCGACCGTCGACTCGCCCGCGAAGGACGTGCTGACGTCCCGCGGCGCCACGCCCGACGCCCTGCGCGCCGCGTTCGAGACCGTGCGCGGTGGTGCGCGGGTCACCAGCGCCGACGCGGAGGACACCTACCAGGCGCTCGAGAAGTACGGCGTCGACCTGACCGCCGTCGCCCGCGAGGGCAAGCTCGACCCGGTCATCGGCCGCGACGCCGAGATCCGTCGCGTCGTGCAGGTGCTCAGCCGCCGCACGAAGAACAACCCCGTCCTCATCGGCGAGCCGGGCGTCGGCAAGACCGCCGTCGTCGAGGGGCTGGCGCAGCGCATCGTCGACGGCGACGTGCCCGAGTCGCTGCGTGGTCGCCGGCTGATCAGCCTCGACCTCGGCGCGATGGTCGCCGGCGCGAAGTACCGCGGCGAGTTCGAGGAGCGGCTCAAGGCCGTGCTCGAGGAGATCAAGGCGTCGGACGGTCAGGTCATCACCTTCATCGACGAGCTGCACACGGTCGTCGGGGCGGGCGCCACGGGCGACTCCGCCATGGACGCCGGCAACATGCTCAAGCCGATGCTGGCGCGCGGCGAGCTGCGCATGATCGGCGCGACGACCCTCGACGAGTACCGCGAGAACGTCGAGAAGGACCCCGCGCTGGAGCGCCGGTTCCAGCAGGTGCTGGTCGGCGAGCCGTCGGTCGAGGACACGATCGCGATCCTGCGCGGCCTGAAGGAGCGCTACGAGGCGCACCACAAGGTCGCCATCGCCGACGCCGCGCTCGTCGCGGCGGCCACGCTGTCCGACCGCTACATCCCCGGACGTCAGCTGCCCGACAAGGCGATCGACCTGGTCGACGAGGCGGGCTCGCGGCTGCGGATGGAGATCGACTCCAGCCCCGTCGAGATCGACGAGCTGCGACGCGCGGTCGACCGGCTCCGGATGGAGGAGCTGCACCTGCAGAACGAGACCGACGACGCGAGCCGCGAGCGGCTCGAGAAGCTCCGCAGCGAGCTCGCCGACCGCCAGGAGACGCTGCGTGCGCTCGAGCAGCGGTGGGAGAGCGAGAAGCAGAGCCTGAACGCGGTCGGTGAGATCAAGGAGCGCATCGACGAGGTGCGCATCGCCGCCGAGCGCGCCCAGCGCGAGGGCGACCTCGAGACCGCGGCGCGTCTGCTCTACAGCGAGATCCCGACGATGGAGGCGCAGCTGGCCGCCGCGCAGGCGGCGGAGTCGGCGCGCGAGGCCGGCGACGGCACCGACCGGCTGGTCAACGAGGAGGTGACGGCCGACGAGATCGCGGAGGTCGTCGCGTCGTGGACCGGCATCCCCACGGGCCGTCTGCTCGAGGGGGAGACGGGCAAGCTCCTGCGGATGGAGGACGAGCTCGGCAAACGGCTGGTCGGCCAGCGCGAGGCCGTGACCGCCGTGTCCGACGCGGTGCGTCGCAGCCGCGCCGGCATCGCGGACCCCGACCGCCCGACCGGCTCGTTCCTGTTCCTCGGCCCCACGGGAGTGGGAAAGACGGAGCTGGCGAAGACGCTGGCGGAGTTCCTGTTCGACGACGAGCGCGCGATGGTGCGCATCGACATGAGCGAGTACGCCGAGAAGCACGCGGTGTCGCGGCTCGTCGGTGCCCCTCCGGGCTACGTCGGCTACGACGAGGGCGGCCAGCTGACCGAGGCCGTGCGTCGTCGCCCGTACTCGGTCGTGCTGCTGGACGAGGTCGAGAAGGCGCACCCCGAGGTGTTCGACATCCTCCTGCAGGTGCTCGACGACGGTCGCCTGACCGACGGGCAGGGCCGCACGGTCGACTTCCGCAACGTCATCCTCATCCTCACCAGCAACCTGGGCTCGGTGTTCCTGGCCGACCCGTCGCTGGACGAGCAGGCGAAGAAGGACGCGGTCATGGACGTCGTGAAGGCGTCGTTCAAGCCGGAGTTCCTGAACCGGCTCGACGAGATCGTGACGTTCGAGCCGCTCGGCACCGCCGAGCTGACGCACATCGTCGACCTGCAGCTCGCGTCGCTGGGTCGCCGCCTGGCGGCTCGTCGGATCACGCTCGACGTGACCGATGCGGCGAAGGAGTGGCTGGCCCTCACGGGCTGGGACCCCGCCTACGGTGCGCGACCGCTGCGACGGCTGGTGCAGCAGGCGATCGGCGACCGTCTCGCCAAGGCGCTGCTGGCGGGTGAGGTGCGCGACGGCGACACGGTGCGGGTCGACCGGGAGGTGGGCCCGGACGGCGTCCCGACCGACTCCCTCACGGTGACCGCCGCCTGA
- a CDS encoding VanZ family protein encodes MGGRPVFRQVPVLPVVVLSAAAVLAVLLWHLRRRALLTAPRAAVALALCVYAAGVVANTVFPIYLDPVARSTRWSVQPVPFADYEWADAAMNVAVFVPLGILLALALGTPPWWRVLVAVAASSLAIELTQLVTGAFLGGGHVADVDDLLSNVTGGMLGLALLVGLNRVPAGARLVERSRWS; translated from the coding sequence GTGGGAGGGAGACCCGTGTTCCGTCAGGTTCCCGTGCTGCCGGTCGTCGTGCTCTCGGCCGCCGCGGTCCTCGCCGTCCTGCTGTGGCACCTGCGTCGCCGCGCCCTGCTGACCGCCCCGCGGGCCGCGGTCGCGCTCGCCCTCTGCGTGTACGCGGCCGGCGTGGTCGCCAACACCGTCTTCCCGATCTACCTCGATCCGGTCGCCCGCAGCACGCGCTGGTCGGTGCAGCCCGTGCCGTTCGCCGACTACGAGTGGGCCGACGCGGCGATGAACGTCGCCGTCTTCGTGCCGCTCGGCATCCTGCTGGCGCTCGCTCTCGGCACACCGCCCTGGTGGCGGGTGCTCGTGGCCGTGGCTGCGAGCAGCCTCGCGATCGAGCTGACCCAGCTCGTCACGGGCGCGTTCCTCGGGGGCGGTCACGTGGCCGACGTCGACGACCTCCTCTCCAACGTCACCGGCGGGATGCTCGGGCTCGCGCTCCTGGTCGGGCTGAACCGCGTGCCAGCGGGGGCACGTCTCGTGGAGCGGTCCCGCTGGTCCTGA